The genomic interval GTTTCCGTTTAATCAGATCCTCTCGAAGCTCTACAGTGAACGGACCAACTGAACAAGGATTCGGTAACGTAATCATTTCGACAATGGCACGGCTTTGATTAACATGACAAAGACGTACCTACCCCCCCTGGTACGTGGTTCCTCCTTGCACTGAACATTTTCTGATTTGGCTTAGCTAGTTTTCACGACGATCACTGTGACGAAAACTACTACGCGATGTGATTTGTACATTTGCAGTTTCAGTCGAGCTCCCTAATCGTTCGAGTCAATTGTTTTCCATAATGAAATTCGACGCGATTGGATCGATGTTCTTATACTATCCTCTTTTCAAGCGTACACGAACAATAGAATTGCTATCGCACTGTATGCAAGAAACGTTTTTCACAGTGGTTGAGATTTTTTCGGTAGAGAATACCGAACTTTTGGTTTAATATGTGAGGATCagtctgactttttttttacggagggcagttgattatttattttgaatttcatacaTCTGGAAGATGTAAGCACGTAATGAAAAGTATAAACGATGTCCCAATGATGTATACATTTGTTATGCGAAGGTCACGCTGAGGAAATGGAAAGTCAATTCCTACTTCAATCACAGCATCAGCGTTTGCTATCCGTatctgttttcattttcatagtAGTGAGTAAAAACCAGTCTTAATCGTATGATTTGTAAGGTCTCATGTGCCACTGTTCGCCATATTGTGATCATTTTTGTACCGTGATTTCAACTCACACGTTTCGGTTAATGTTGCACCATAGATATTGCACTCTCTATAAAATGTAGCCGCATTTACCAGTCGAAGCATCCAACGAAAGGTTTCTCTATCTTTAGtgtgttttgattttttggttttgtagCTGAGCTGGTGAGCTCCTACGCCAGTCTTTTAACGGTACATTATACGTAGctcaagaatgaaaaatacaggTCAGTACAGTTATAGGGATTACACCGCGGCTGATGTTGCGAGAAGTGACATTTGCTTTGCTGCTTCGAAAAGAAGTTCATTTGAACGAGTATTTTATATGTCATTTTaggaatttgataaaaatttatttgctgACAGGTATAATAATCTCAATGGTCATATAGTCGGCGAACTTGTAAAACTGTAAGATTGTAGAGCGTGGTAATGTCGGTATGTAAAAATTTGATGCACACACGTTACACGCAAATCTGTTTGCAGCGATTGATTCCGGTTAAACTAATTATATTTGTTGTAACGACCGAAGCAATTTTCCGCGAATCTACCGATCTCTGGGAATTCTAAATAGTTATGTTGATGCctggaaaaataatagaaacatTCATCGtaatgtattattatattaagcGATGTGTTTTCTTCATACGCCTTTGCTTAAACTAATGATATGAGGTCGACACGATTAAAACCAAAGTGCGGTGAGAGGGGACCATCACCTAGCCAGTAGCGTGGTCGCGGTTGAGGATAACGCAGCGTGGTCAGACTTGCGTTTAAAATCTGCGACGGTATTTCAATGATTGGATACTTGACGGTAATGGTATTCACAATAAAATCATTCCAATGATACGTACTGCAATTCATAGTGCAGAAACAGTGATAGAAATAACCGTAAGCGGCGCGATATTCAGTCTTCAATGAAACACCCGGTGGAATAGATTAGGATCTACAGATTAACGAATAGTGGTTGCTATGGGTTTCGATTCTGATGACGATTTTGTGTATAGGTGTGAATTGCACTCGAGGAGAAGTTACGCTTCGACGTTGATCTGAAACACTCACGCCTCGTCTTTATGACGATGATGCCAAATGATCGTAGTTGATTGAAGTCCAGTTGAAGGATGTGTGATATTTATACAGACAGCGTTATGTTGATGTGAGATTTTTTGTGCGAATCTTCAGCTTGGAATCCCTACTTCGTTCGACAAATCCGTCAACTTTATAAGGAAGGAATTGCGAGTACATTTTGATTCGCCTTCACCGTTCAACATTCACTTTTAAAACAAACTCGCAACAATGGACTTCGACGAAGTCCTCGAAGAACTTGGAGAACTTGGGAGGTTCCAGTTGACAAATTATATTTTGGTTTGTTTGCCGGTATTTTTCAGTGCTGCTAATAGCCTCTCATACGTGTTTGTTGCTGGAACGCCAGATTACAGGTAAATCACCATTATTCAGTTgcgaatttgaatttgttGGCAAACAAATTTCCCGTTGATTGCGGTAACGCGAAGCTTTTATAGCTTATCCCGAGAACAGTTCTATAACAAGATATTCGATTCATTATATTCATCACTGCGATTGTCAGATATAAATGATATTTTCCTTCCGTATATTTAAACTAACGAAGTGTTATAGAAGAGCATCGTTCTCATTTGGTAATCAATGGATTACCTCTCGCCGGTCAGGCTGTGATTCCTATACTAGGTATTATACCTACCGTCTTAGAAATAAAGTGCAGAACGCGCTGCCGGCTATCATTGGGCAATTCAAAAGTCACCTAATTGTACGAAGCGATAGTTAAATTTATCGCGCTACAGCTACGGAATTTAAGATAGCACGCCGCCTGACAATTTTTATGCGATTATATTATTTAGTTTTGAACATTTAAAGAATTGAGTTAAACTAACAACAAAATGAACATTCTTCTCAAGTCTAATCTACTTCAGAATATAGACAAATATGTTTGCCACCTAAATTATTGCACATTGCGTTCGTACAATCAATTGTAATGAAACTCGAGTTTATTTGTTTGACACAATAATTGGATCGAAACTAACTGCGGTGGTAATTGAACGTGATCCGTAATATACATTCAAGTGAAACAAGTATGCCAACCGACGATCACAATACAAGTATTACATGTTTATCTCTCATGTTGTTCCCATTATTCATCATAACATGATtctaaaaattcataattGCTACGACATAGTCACAGTGCATTGAACTATAATGAAACTcgctgggaaaaaaatgaacaaatcaCTCGATGACCATCAATCTTTTCATACTGATAAAGCACCGCCTTCTTCGTAATGATAACTTCAACGATATCATCATCTACTTGAAATACATGCATTAGCCTCCGCGTTATTTACCTTCGGCATTACCTTATTTTTGTATTAGGATCGAATTATCGATTTACGTTCATATCCCACTCAAAGTCTTGGAGGATTTGGAATCCTTTTGTGAGTGAGGATGATAATCGAAGTCAGACTTGAACATCGAATGCATTCATGCTCCTCAGATGCCGTATAGAGGGATGCGATGATCGTATTTCACCGGACTATTCAGCATCCTGGGTGAACCGTGCAATTCCTGACTTGGAATACGAGACGGGTACGGCCAATTCTAAATATGTTCCAAGCCATTGTAGCATGTACCTCCACGATAACGCGACCGTCGGTGAAGGAGCTTTTGCAAATAACGACACCTGCCCGTTGAACTTTTCCACGGAATCCATTGTGCAGTGCACCGAATGGGTTTTTGATTCGAGGGACTGGACCATCGTAGGGGAGGTCTGACGACACGATTTTTTCgtaaattattcatatcaATTACCCAAATATGTTATCTTGTCACGTCATATTCTAAACTTTCTTTACGTGACCACTTTTGCTCATGGAgacatgaaaaattaatcgatttcgaaaaatttccaatctaTTGATAGTGCCGGTTATGAAagaagtacaaaaaaatttgctcCGTTGAAGATTAACGTGGACTATATTTCAGACGTTGATAATAACGTTGTAGTTATAGTAGTTCGAGTACTACAGAGTTGGAAATGGTTAAATCCCCATtgaagtgattttttttctgactttCAACAACTTGTCATCTGTTTTATTTCAGTGGAATCTCACGTGTAATTCCAATCTATGGAAACTTTCACTAATCGGAACGATACACTTTGCTGGCATATTTTGCGGCTCCATGTTCTTCGGAACGCTTGCGGATAGGTAAAAATAATGTGTTTCATATGCGACAGCGATTGAAGTGTATTAATGAGCTTTGACCAAGTTGAATGAGCGGAGTGGAAAATCATTTCAATCATAATTCGATGTATTTGTAACACCAGTACACCGGAGACGTTCACGTAATCAAGCTTATTGTCAATCTGGTTTGTCGGATCCCGAACGCGATTGACCTTGGTACTGCTGTAGTCGCTTAATGATGACATAACAtcaagttataataattaagagTACCATTAACCGGTTTTCCGTACATCTAGCTGTGTGCAACAGGGAAGATCATATTTATCGCTCGTAAAGTCTTCTTATTATTAGTGCAAAAAGCGAAACATTTACAATCTGTAAATTTGCTTCCTGATCTTCGCTCGAATGATTTGGCCATTTGTATCACGAAATCCATTTCGACACCACCTATAAATACAGAAATCAATGCGATTCTTTACCAAGCGAAGCGATAAAATGACTTGTTTTCCTATAAAATCTACgagacgagttttttttttttttttaatttttcgaagcttcCTAGTATAAAAATGGAAGATCGGCGGACAAACCAGCTGAATAAACTGATTTCaaggatataatataatgacaAGGATTCATGTATAGTCGTTACAGTGAAAAATGACCAACAAAGCTGGATATTTTCAGGTATGGCAGAAAACTAATGTTTATAGTAAGCATAATGCTGATGACTGCAGCGGGTATTGGACAAGTGGTGTCAAATAGCTACGACATGTTCGCAGTTTTTGTCTACCTAAACGCAGTTGGAACTGCTGGAATATATCCCCTTGCTTTTATAATCGGTGAATACCTAATCGAGAGAagcaataaaatataatgaaagaTAATCTTTTCATGGCAATTAAAACCGAGGGTAATTATTTTCGTATAGGAGTTGAGCTGGTAGGAAGGCGGAAACGAGAACTTTGTGGAATTGTTCTGAATTATTTCTACGCTGTGGGCGAGGCGTTCGTGGCCCTTATTGCTTGGTGGTTCGGCAGCTGGAGAATGCTACAGTTGGCGGTGTCTGCACCTGCAGCCATTTTTTTGTGTTACTACTGGTTCATACCAGAATCTGTGCGGTGGTTGCTTGCCAGAAGTGAAAACCGCAAAGCGAAGGACATTGTCACCAAAGCTGCTAGGGCTAACAAAGTTGTGCTGTCATCGAGGATTCTAGAATCCATGGAGGTGAGATACGACGTATGCCGTAGATGACCGAGCTGTGACTTCGAATTATGCAGAATTAGTTAATTTCATATATACTGATTTTTGTTCTCCTTCCGATAGGACGAGTTTCAAGTctaattatcatatttcaagatattgaaaaattttgtacaccTATTACGTCAAATTTCCTATAGAATGCTACAAACGAGGACGATCATGATTCGAAGAAGCCACCGATGCGGCAGATGTTGGCTATGGCCTTGAGTTCCAAAGTTCTGGTTTCACGGACTGTGATAATGTTTTACGTTTGGGCAGCCACAGCGTTCGTCTACTATGGATTGTCGGTGAACAGCACAAGCCTTTCCGGAGATAAATACTGGAATTTTGCGCTGGTTTGTCTCATTGAAATTCCTGGATGCATGATGGCGTTGTTCATTCTTCCCCGTTTCGGTCGACGGATAAGCCTCGTGGGGACTTTGATGATTTGCTCCATAACGTGCGGGGCGGGAGCTGTGTAAGAAATTCATCATCCTCCTAAAATTGATGTCCATATATTTCAgagatataatttttgaatttcgcatgaaatatttttttcacatttctcaGAATACCCACCTCCGTATACTGGGCAGCGATTTTACTGTTCTTGGTCGGCAAATTGGCAATTACCGCGTCGTTTGCCGTTCTGTATGTGTATACTGCGGAACTTTTCCCAACTGCTATCCGGTAagcaaattattatttttctttttttattcatttatttccttcTACGCAAATATTCATATCTCGCTGTACCtgtttcgaataaatattgGTAATTGCTTGGTAAATATCGTTTCAAATTCAGGGAAAGCATTTCAGATTAATATAAAGTAAAATCTTCATTACGATCGAACAAAATTTGGTACTGAAATTCAACGACTGGATTCAACTCATCTTACAAACTTTGGTGATTGATTTTgttggaacaattttttttttctcgtttcaggAGTTGCGTGGTTGGTTGCAGTTCGACGATGTCTAGGGTGGGTGCCATGATCGCTCCTTTTGCCCCACTGCTGGGAACAGTATTCCCAGAGTTACCGTTTATCTGTTTTGCGGCTGCTCCTTTTCTCGCTGCTATCCTAGCTATATTCTTATTTCCTGAAACTAAGGGGAGGAGACTACCTGAAACTGTCAAGGAAGCTGAGGCTATATGACTAACAGTGAATTATCAAGGATACGAAATGGTTGGCGTATCAAAGGTTTTACAGGATGaagtttaatttaatttacttAGTAAAAATCGGATAAACAGGGAGGTCAGAATATTTTTACGAGATGGCATATTTGTACATTAATATTTAGttcttttaatttatattataatgtgATGATTGTTTCGTTGTAACATTGTGAAATATACTGTACATACTAGCATACTTCCTATGTGAAAAACTTATCGATTTCGATACGACTTACCTTCTTTCGCGGTCGAGTCGGCTGTTGAAAATGTTTCGCAGTTTGTTCAAAAGATGCCGATACTTGGTTTGTTATATGACCGTATTACCGAAGTGAAACGAATTTCACCTTGATTCGGGTAATTTGTACCTGAAAAAAGTGTCAACTTGCGTATGAAATGAAAGTCTCAATTTAgcgtagatttttttcctttcgttattttctctggattttttattcgattagaataggggatgagaaaaatgcgTTAATGCAACAAATTCCGAGCCGCTTGTTGCTTTTTTGGTCCGTCTGAGATGATTTACCGTGTGCCCATTGAGTTAATATAAGGACTTCTCGAAGCGTCGACGACGTCATCGTTGGTGGACGAATTTCGAGTTACGTTAATGGCATACCAACCTGAGCGGGAAGCCTAGGCCAAAGCATTTTAATTAAATCCATACGGTTGCATGAGGGTGTAGAATTTCTGTTATACGGATCTTACCAAGGGAGAAGTTCTTGCTTCGTCCCTCCGCATTGTAGTCGAAGTTCAGATGGCGGACCGAGATctagaaatgaagaaattctaCTAACGGCTAGAACTGAAAACACGCACCTCAGCGTAACTCCAGGATATTTCGAGTTTTCGAAAacataaattcaaattcgttGTTGCCGAATGTTCTCTGATCgtcgaattcaaaaaaaagtttcattcatttcattgaCTATTATATATTGTAATCCGAATAACGGGTATTTGGAAGTTTCTATTGAAATTCCAGTCGCATTGAATTGGCTACAGTCTTCGTATCTTCTGTGACTCACGTTTATCCTAAACTGAGAAATCACAAGACCTTTCTCCGGATGATGTTGAGGTAAATCTGAAGAGAATTTCCAGTGCAAAAGGAGTAGTGGGGTCAGAGGAGATCCTGGGACGGTCAGCCGGTAGGACGATATCGAATATGAAGACGGTGCTACGGGGGTTTCCAAGTAAGAACAAAGTTGAGGGGCGCGAAACCAAGCGCAGCGGACATTCTTCGGTCCTCGCTTCTCCGGCTCGGGTTGCGCGGTCCAAAGTCCCCGAAGGTAAAGACGTCGTTAATTCTGgatggagaagaagaaagaggagaagaacgaCGAGGAGGGGGGTAGAATAAGACAAAGGAGGCGTTAGGATAATTACAGAAAGGAAGACGCCCGTAATGCGCGTTTGAGCCTTTTTAATTCTTAGCCGGTGTATTTGGAAAATATGATCATCTCGCGagaaggtatatgtatacgtataagttgGCGAAGCTAAAGCTAATCCCGCGGACGGTATAAAAGGGACAAaactcgaaatgaaaaagttataaattattcgaaagatTTAATCATTTCAAGTGTTTAGCTCGTATTGCGCCTCTACAGATATCGCTCTGACGAGAATCCATCGAGTGAGGATTTTACGGGCAAaatttatccaattttttaattcattcacCCGATTAAAGTTGCCGCGTGAAACCTTgacaaatgaaacaaaacaaaatatatctaatatatttttcaagtcaACAGCCATGACGAAATGCAACGCTGACATGCACGTAATGCGGCACTGTAACGTTCAAATCtcgcgtgaatttttcattgtttccgCTTCTTTTCTCGCCGTTCGTGTTCAATCCGGTGTACAGGCATATCGTACAAGCGTAGCTCGACTACAGGTCATTCGTGTTTCTATGCAGTGTAAATTCGGGGGCGATTCGTTGCGCCCATGTGCAGTTTCTCCCCACATCACTTTCCTTCGTAAACCGATGCAAGGCTCGCAATAATAGCATTAATGCGTTACCATCCGTAAAAGCAACGACACCAGCACTGACTGGGGATGACGATGGGGTAGGTCAGTGTCGGGGATCCCCATGGGTATTGATATAGCCATataagtataaatatacgGGCATTGTACGTGAGattcagtttttgtttttcaaagtcattgaattattctattttatgaGAAATGGAAATTTATCTGATTCGACGCTCTTCGACTACCTACTGCTTGTGTGATCCATTTGGTGCGGTAGatattttgagaattttatttatagtttttcaactacaaacgGCGTTCTGATTTTTAACAGGCCACGTCATCGCACCGAGATAATTCGGTTTGCTGatatttattctattattttaCTCCGCAGATTATTCGGGAGCTGCAGACTTCGCTGTTGGGCTGGGATCGGACGCGCCTAATTGCCCAAACGAATCCAATTAGTTCGAATCAGAATATCGAGTGAAACCTGATGGATGACCCTTCAACTTCACTACACGTTCCAAATACTCCCGAAGAAAATATCGGACCattcgtataaataattagtGCAGAGATAGTATCGCTGTGATTTTGTTTTATCCCCGTTTTTACGCTCCAtgcgtacaaaaaaaaaaaaaagaagtatatATGATTATCGTTAATTGGATCAGTGAAACGATTTTGTTTAATTGCTAGAAGGGATATAAAATCGACTCTGGAACTAAAATTTCGTGGCAATTCATCACCCTCGGTAGCCTATCTCCGTATTCGCGAGTCACGGTACTCGTGTTAAACGTACGTCGTAACAATTTACTCACTCAGCACTTTACTATAACGGATAATCGCATATTCGTGcaaatatgtacacgtacttGCGTAGGACTACAACTGCCGCCAATTACATCAACTAATAGTTTGATTCTTCGGCccatttgaaaatcgataattttgaCGATACGTCGATTAGTGGTGCGACGAGGGTGAATTACTTGTGCGTTGAGAATAGCGCGGGGGTtctttcgtgaaaaaaaaaatcaaatcacccCACCTAAGcgtgattcatttttctatttcagctCGCTGCACGTGGGGCACGGGGGCTTTGCCCGTGGGAGAACAGTGGCTACGGCTCATCGGCCATACCGCGCATTCAAATTGCGTCTGCCTAGACTCGGTATACGCAATTTTCGAATAGCAATCCAACTCGTTCGCCAAGAGGCGGATGTGGTAAGTGAGCAGCGtcgtcgaaatttcatttcgggTTGAAAATTGCTCCATCTTATACGGAGGTGGAAATCGATCGTGGAACGGGTATGGCACGGATGAAGGGTTTAGAACTTCCAGAGACATTAGAGGGTTAGCGTATAAACTGTCTGGAGTTGGCGCATCAACATGATCTTGCAATCTAAAAGTTTGCTACCCCGCGGGATATAACCCGCCTTCTTTTCACTCTCAATTGTATATCGGAGTCTGACCATTGGAACGAGCTCAAAGTTAAGCGAATCATATTATACCGATATTTcagaaaagagaacgaaaagcAAACAACTTATCAAGTCGCTCATTTTTATCACCTAAAATCCGGAGTTATATATGAGAGGCAAATCAACCGTTCGCCCCCGGTGTGTATAATATCAACATCAAATTCCCATGCCAAGAGACATTCGGAGCATTCGCGAATTTGAGGTATTAAGgtaacaaaaaggaaaagggggaaaaggaGCGTCCGGTAGAGTTCCGTCAAAATGCCCGTATTCGTGGAGCTGTATGCTCGCGCGCAGGTGAAATGAACCGTGAATATTGCGCGGGGTGTGTAAGTGcgggaaaaatttgagaaattctcgGTGAGCTTTCGGATGACGAAACGCGTGTGTAGAAAATAGGGTGAGAGGTGGTGGGTGGTTTTCCGAGTTGCTCTTTGTAACCGTGCGCTCAGGTTCCCTCCGGTGTTGGATGTTCGAAAGAGCTATAGGGGCTGAGCTGAACACGACACGTCACCCGACGGCAGCTACTTAGTGGAATGGAATTTATCAGCGCCAGGGCCCGTCAAATAAGATTCAAATAAGACGAGGGTCACCCATCCCCAGCTTGCGACTTGCTCGGCCAGGTTAAGGCACTTTAATGTGTTTGCATTGGAAATGGTGGCCCAGCTATAATCCTATAAACCCGCGTGTTATTAGAATACAAATGAGCGAGAGCTGTCCGGGTGGTCGGAGGATTTTTATTAATCTACATACCCTGACGTCCCATGTACGCGTGCGGCCGCGGATAAAGAACTTAGCCACGAGACGAAACATTATGCATCTATGTAGGACGCATACCTGGTCATACGCAAGTAAGGGCGGCGGATGGCTTATACCGACTGATCAAAATTCAAACGTCATGCTGCAACTTCTGCAGCAT from Athalia rosae chromosome 1, iyAthRosa1.1, whole genome shotgun sequence carries:
- the LOC105684876 gene encoding organic cation transporter protein-like, producing MDFDEVLEELGELGRFQLTNYILVCLPVFFSAANSLSYVFVAGTPDYRCRIEGCDDRISPDYSASWVNRAIPDLEYETGTANSKYVPSHCSMYLHDNATVGEGAFANNDTCPLNFSTESIVQCTEWVFDSRDWTIVGEWNLTCNSNLWKLSLIGTIHFAGIFCGSMFFGTLADRYGRKLMFIVSIMLMTAAGIGQVVSNSYDMFAVFVYLNAVGTAGIYPLAFIIGVELVGRRKRELCGIVLNYFYAVGEAFVALIAWWFGSWRMLQLAVSAPAAIFLCYYWFIPESVRWLLARSENRKAKDIVTKAARANKVVLSSRILESMENATNEDDHDSKKPPMRQMLAMALSSKVLVSRTVIMFYVWAATAFVYYGLSVNSTSLSGDKYWNFALVCLIEIPGCMMALFILPRFGRRISLVGTLMICSITCGAGAVIPTSVYWAAILLFLVGKLAITASFAVLYVYTAELFPTAIRSCVVGCSSTMSRVGAMIAPFAPLLGTVFPELPFICFAAAPFLAAILAIFLFPETKGRRLPETVKEAEAI